The DNA window AAAATTCCAATTTGATCTCGCAAAAAGTAAAAGAATTTCAAACTTCTTTTCAAACCCAATCTTCTTCCATTGAAGCTATTTCCGCCGCAACAGAAGAAACGGCAGCTTCCAGCCAATTGATTTTAGAAGGTGCCAATCGCCAAATTGGTGAAGTTAAAACAGTTGAGGAACTAAATCGAAATTTATTTAGACTCAGTGAAGGGTTTGTGACTTCATTGGAAGTGATGCGTTCCAAAATCCAAGAGTCAGCTGATAGTGTTAAAAAAACGGAAACGGAATTTACAGGTCTTTACCAATCCATGGAAGTCGCTGTTGACGATTCAGAAAAAATGGAAGAAATTTTAGATTTAATTTCCGATATTGCCGAAAAGGTCAACTTACTCTCGTTAAATGCTTCCATTGAAGCCGCTCGTGCAGGAGATGCCGGACGTGGATTTGCTGTTGTTGCATCGGAGATTTCAAAACTTGCAGATTCAACAGCAGAAGCTACAAAGAACATTTCTTCCATTTCGGGGAAAATCAAATCGGCCATCCAAGTAAGTTTTAAACAATCCAATCAAATCAACCAAACCGTTCAAAGTTTTGTGAAATCAATTTTATCTTCAGAAGAAGGGATGCGAGAACTCACAGTCAAAATTACAGGAACGCTTTCTGCCTTTGAAAAACAAGAAGAAGCATTGCTTACTTTGGACCAAATTGCCCAAGAGATGCAAGTATCAAGTAGAGAACAATATACAAGTATGGATGATATTTCACATTCCATCATTGATTTAAATGTAAAAACACAAACCAATTTAGGCACTTGTGGTAACATGATTGGTCTCATCGATAAAGGGAATGTGATATTTCATGGTTTAAAGGATTCCGTAGAAACTTTAGCGGCCATCATTGACGATGATAAATCGTAATGGATTTCTGATTCGGTTTGGGTTATTTGGTATTGGCCTCTGCCTATTGATTTTACTTAGTTTTACCATTGCTTTTTTTAGTGGAAAAACTCGATTTGTGGATTGTCCCTTTTGTTCGGAAAAGTTTTCAAAAGAACCAAAGGATACCTGGATTTGGATTTATCCTGGACTTGTGGGTTGTGGTAAAAAATGTCCTTTGGCTTTAGAGGCCCTTCGCCGGTTTGGAGAGAGATTTCCTGAGGTAAAAACTTCCTTTTATTTTTTAGTAACCGATCCCAATGAATCTAAAGAGGATATAGAATCCTATCTGTCATATTACAGAAAAAGTCTAAACATCCAAGCCCTTCGCCCAGAAACGGATGAAGAAATTAGGTTCTATCGAAAGTTAGGTGCTTATTTGCCAGTCCATCCAACACTAAAAAAAAGAGATGAACATGGAACTCAGTTTTTTTTAATTCCACCCAATCGCGATGTTTTGTATTTAATACCGAAATTGGGGGAAAAGGAATGGATCGAAATTCGAAATGAAATAGATTCTGAGAGACCAACTGATCTGTATTAATGGATCATGTGGTAAACTTCTTTCATTTCCTCTCTGAGTAGTTTCATTTTGTTCGGCACATCTGGATTGGAAATGTCTTCTGGATTTAAAAGGTAATTTTCTGGGCCTAGTTCTTTGATCATCATTTTAGTTTGCCAAGTATTGTCTTGAGGCATATTGATGTCCGACAAAAATGTATAATTTCTTTTGAGTTCTGGTTTTACAAAATCCAAAATAGAATTAAAGTGGTGGTCGTTATAAATTTTTCTACCGTCCGCTAACCTTGTGTATCCGCGAACTACATAGTCAATATAAACCACATCACATTCAAAGGCTTCGAATAAAAAGTTAATGGAATCTAGTGGGATAATCTCTCCACAAGTAGAAATATCAATGTCCACACGAAAGGAACAAATTCCATCTGGATCTGCTGCGTCCGGGTAGGTATGAACTGTGATATGTGATTTGTCTAAGTGCATACTGACTTGTGTCGAAGGGATTGGATTGCCACCACCTTTGACGTCACTCATCAGAACCATAGCAGAAGCACCTACAGGATCGTAATCTTGTGCAGAGACAGAAAGGATATTGGCATCAATACGTTTGACAATCTCTTTAGAGATTTCTGTAATTTTGCTAGCATTGTATTTGTCATGGATATAACTTACGTATCTACCTTTCTGTTCATCATCGAGAGTGATACAAAAATCGTAGAGGTTAAAACTCAAAACTTTTGTGAGATTATTGAAACCGGAAAGTTTGATTTTTTCTTTATCCATTGTCACCTGCATGTATAAAGAACAGAAATTCGGCATTTGGGTGAGAAGCAACTGAAATAACGAGGAAGTTTTAGAAAAGTCATGGAAAACAAAATGGAATGGTGGAAACAAACTTCAATTTACCAAATTTACCCTTGGTCCTTTCAGGACTCAAACGGGGATGGGATCGGTGATTTACCAGGCATAATAAGGCGTTTGGACCAAATCCAGGATTTAGGTGTGGAAACCATTTGGTTCTCACCTTTTTACAGGAGTCCAGGGGAGGATTTTGGTTATGATATTTCAGACTACACAGCCATTGATCCTAGGTTTGGAACGATGGAAGACTGTGACAAACTGATTCGAGAAATCCACAAACGAAAGATGAAAGTGGTTTTGGATATGGTGATGAACCATACCTCGGACAAACACCCATGGTTTATCGAATCCAAGTCTTCGAAAGATAATCCAAAAAGAGATTTTTATATTTGGAAAAAGGGAAAAAATAAAAAACCAAACAATTGGATTTCTATGGTAGGGACATCTGGTTGGAATTATGACAAATCCACTGACGAATTTTATTATAGTAATTTTTTATCTTTCCAACCGGATTTGAACTATCGTAATCCTAAAGTCAAAAAAGCGATGTTTGGTGTTTTGGATTTTTGGTTAAAAAAAGGTGTGGATGGGTTTCGTCTTGATATCTTCAATTCGATTTATAAAGACGAAAGTTTTAAGGACAATCCTTTTAGTCTCAGGTTTTTTCCAACACCGGATAACCATGATGAGGCGTTCTTTCAGAAAAAAACCTACAACTTAAATTTACCAGAATCCTTTTTGTTTGCTAAGGAAGTTCGTAAACATATTTCCAAATACAAACAAAAACCATTTCTCATCGGAGAGGTGAGTGGGTCTGGCAAAGTTCTTAAATCCTTTTTAGGGGAAAAAGCTGATGGGCTCAATTTGGTATTTCAATTTGAGTTAATTCACTTCGACTACCATGCTCAGTTTTTTAAAGAACTATTGGATAAAAACGAAAAAGAATTTCCGACTCCTTTCACTCCTACTTATGTTTTAGGAAATCATGACCAAAGGCGTTACATTGATAGGTTAGGTGGTGATATACGAAAAGCAAAAGTCCTTTCCGCGTTTCAGTTTTTGGCCCGAGGGATTCCGGTTGTGTATTATGGAGATGAAATTGGAAGGAAAGAAGGTAGGATTTCCAATTTTTTAGGAAAAGACCCCATTGCTAAAATGAATCGATTTGTGCCTTTATTTTTATCGAATTTACTTGGAATTTATATCAATAGGGACAATTGTCGTCTGCCTATGTTATGGGATGATGGTGAAGGAGCCGGATTTACGACCGGAAAATCATGGTTACCTGTTGGAAAATTTTTGGCTTCTGATACAGTCAGTGGACAGAAAAAAGAAAAAAATTCTCTTTGGAACCATTACCGTTCTTTATTCCATCTAAGGAAAAATTCGAATGTTTTAAGAGAGGGAAGTTTACATACCAAACAAATTAGTGGTTCGGATGTTTTGTGTTTTGAAAGGAAGTTGGGTGATAAAGTGGTCACCGTTTATTTAAACTTTGGAGATAAGAGTTGGAAGGAATTGCTTCCTGTAAATTTTAACTTGTTGTTTTCGTTTGGTGGTGCTGATCTTAGGGAAGGTAAATTGGAACTACCTGGTCACTCAGGAATGGTTACTGAATTTCGCTTACGGAAGTAAATGTCCGTTTAAGTTTAAGATTTTTAAGATTTTAAGGATTTGCGGATTCACGTTGATTAGATACAAACTGACACCTTGTTTTCTGTAGATCATTTTTTTGTAAAGAAGTAGGCCAAGCACAGAAGAAGAAACTTCTTCCACATTAGAAAAATCTAAGGAGAGGGAAGTGACTCCCTTTTGGAAGATGTTTGTCATGTCTTCTTCTAGGCTTGCTGCAGAATAAACATCCAGTTGATTGGATTCGATGCGATAACAATTTTCCTCTACTTTTTTTGTGACCATATTGTCCCTCACAAATCAATGGACGGTAAAAGAGAAAAATACCTGAGGGTTTGGAAAAGAAAAACGGTTCGAAATATTTTTTATATCAAACATTTTTTTCAATTCGCCCTAAAGTTTCCCTACGGATGGATATGTGAATTTCTTCGTTTGGAACGGAATTGGAAGGAGTGAGATGATCTCCACTGATACCATTTAATCGAAATTAGATCCCAAATAAAATAAAAAATGACTCCCGAATCTAGTTTGGATTGTCCCCAAGTGCGTAGGCCAAATGTATATCCCACTTCTGCAATTTTTTCCGTCCGAACCGATCCCAATATTTCAAAAAGAATTTTATAACCGCGTGGGTGGAGTTTTCCTTTGGTTTCTAGATAAATTGATTTTCTGATTCCAAAAAATCCGCTCATAGGATCGGAAATAGGAACAGGAAATAACCACTCAGAAATTTTGGTAGCAAACTGACTGGCTAACTTTCGTAATATGGGGAAGTTTCCATAACCACCATTTTCACTTCGACGTGTAGCAACAACGATGTCATTTTCACCAAGTAGGCGAATGACATCGGGAATTTTTGTATAATCGTGTTGGAAATCGGCATCCACAACGACTAAATTATCACCTTCTGCTTTTCCATAACCGTAAGTCACGGCAGAACTCAGTCCTCTTTCTGTGGTACGAACAAAGGGTTTGATTCTTTTGTCATATTGTGCGAGGACTTTGGCTACTTCAAAGGTTCCATCAGGAGAATTATCATCCACAATCACAATCTCGAAATCTATGGATTCTTTTTCTAAAATTTTGGAAATGGTTTCAGCGCAGTTTTTGATATTACCGGCTTCGTTATAGGTTGGGAGGATGATACTTGTTTTATTTTGCATGACCAGTCATTTAACTTTTTTTGTTTTTAAAAAAGCCCCTTTGTTTGATTTTTGATACATAACTCACCATTCGTACAGGAATCTGCAATGGCCTTGGAACATTCGGAAAACAATTGGTATTGTTTGGTACAAAGAATTTCACAAGCGAATTGATACATTTTAGGATCTTGTGATTTCTTTTGTTCATCTGTTAAACAGAGACTTGCTTTTTCACAAAGTAATTTACATTCCTGTGATTCTCCCGATTTGGCTTTGATTCCAAATTTAGGTGCATTTTCTTTGGAGAAGTCCCAAAGAGAAATAGCGAATAACAGTAAAATTAGGATTCCATATTTTTTCATGGTAATTCTTTTTTCTCCCATACACTGACTTCGGATTGGAAGGAACGTTTATCTACTTTTAGAAGGGCATTGGCGATTTGATAAGAATCCAGAACTAGATGTTGTTTCCATTGATACCAAGAAATTTTCTTTTCAAAGTTACTGGTGAACGATGTGGAATCACTGAAATTAATTAAAATTTCAGCATTAGGACATGTATCTTTATATGTTAACGGTAACGCAAAACTAACCTTTGAAGTCTTTAGTTTGTTTTGTACATCC is part of the Leptospira noumeaensis genome and encodes:
- a CDS encoding methyl-accepting chemotaxis protein; this translates as MAAVLSERQKKVDTFFLWAILAHTPLIFFLSLGYGATTVVTLSAVVISLVSFLFYKIARGSFFLRAWNGATLMMFSALMIQAQFGRIEMHFHVFSALAILFVYEDWRVLLVAALTIAVHHLVGNYIQEFGTVIFGTKVIVYSYGTGLEIVLTHALFVVFETGILIYFSIRSVLELKKQIEAQTHLETVMAGVTAAVEEVSSGTKTFIENSNLISQKVKEFQTSFQTQSSSIEAISAATEETAASSQLILEGANRQIGEVKTVEELNRNLFRLSEGFVTSLEVMRSKIQESADSVKKTETEFTGLYQSMEVAVDDSEKMEEILDLISDIAEKVNLLSLNASIEAARAGDAGRGFAVVASEISKLADSTAEATKNISSISGKIKSAIQVSFKQSNQINQTVQSFVKSILSSEEGMRELTVKITGTLSAFEKQEEALLTLDQIAQEMQVSSREQYTSMDDISHSIIDLNVKTQTNLGTCGNMIGLIDKGNVIFHGLKDSVETLAAIIDDDKS
- the speD gene encoding adenosylmethionine decarboxylase: MDKEKIKLSGFNNLTKVLSFNLYDFCITLDDEQKGRYVSYIHDKYNASKITEISKEIVKRIDANILSVSAQDYDPVGASAMVLMSDVKGGGNPIPSTQVSMHLDKSHITVHTYPDAADPDGICSFRVDIDISTCGEIIPLDSINFLFEAFECDVVYIDYVVRGYTRLADGRKIYNDHHFNSILDFVKPELKRNYTFLSDINMPQDNTWQTKMMIKELGPENYLLNPEDISNPDVPNKMKLLREEMKEVYHMIH
- a CDS encoding alpha-amylase family glycosyl hydrolase: MENKMEWWKQTSIYQIYPWSFQDSNGDGIGDLPGIIRRLDQIQDLGVETIWFSPFYRSPGEDFGYDISDYTAIDPRFGTMEDCDKLIREIHKRKMKVVLDMVMNHTSDKHPWFIESKSSKDNPKRDFYIWKKGKNKKPNNWISMVGTSGWNYDKSTDEFYYSNFLSFQPDLNYRNPKVKKAMFGVLDFWLKKGVDGFRLDIFNSIYKDESFKDNPFSLRFFPTPDNHDEAFFQKKTYNLNLPESFLFAKEVRKHISKYKQKPFLIGEVSGSGKVLKSFLGEKADGLNLVFQFELIHFDYHAQFFKELLDKNEKEFPTPFTPTYVLGNHDQRRYIDRLGGDIRKAKVLSAFQFLARGIPVVYYGDEIGRKEGRISNFLGKDPIAKMNRFVPLFLSNLLGIYINRDNCRLPMLWDDGEGAGFTTGKSWLPVGKFLASDTVSGQKKEKNSLWNHYRSLFHLRKNSNVLREGSLHTKQISGSDVLCFERKLGDKVVTVYLNFGDKSWKELLPVNFNLLFSFGGADLREGKLELPGHSGMVTEFRLRK
- a CDS encoding STAS domain-containing protein; translation: MVTKKVEENCYRIESNQLDVYSAASLEEDMTNIFQKGVTSLSLDFSNVEEVSSSVLGLLLYKKMIYRKQGVSLYLINVNPQILKILKILNLNGHLLP
- a CDS encoding polyprenol monophosphomannose synthase is translated as MQNKTSIILPTYNEAGNIKNCAETISKILEKESIDFEIVIVDDNSPDGTFEVAKVLAQYDKRIKPFVRTTERGLSSAVTYGYGKAEGDNLVVVDADFQHDYTKIPDVIRLLGENDIVVATRRSENGGYGNFPILRKLASQFATKISEWLFPVPISDPMSGFFGIRKSIYLETKGKLHPRGYKILFEILGSVRTEKIAEVGYTFGLRTWGQSKLDSGVIFYFIWDLISIKWYQWRSSHSFQFRSKRRNSHIHP